A genomic segment from Malus domestica chromosome 05, GDT2T_hap1 encodes:
- the LOC139196200 gene encoding uncharacterized protein — protein MPTFVNPGGPSCLPMTFLLAVRTAERVGKCIIPTSSLGSLATSKVARSLFSPLGSRSLKKVEVVAAAAAEKKSVASKRAKTVVPVLPSKRPRQEAKPTIEAPRPAKRVKKLAKKGAREIHVISSQTTGAMTPSVSSSLTIGQALVEKQPTPTVKTVQARPVSGVGAPVVAPSVGATPVLEKAVPAIEKTSPAHPKPSIVVLEESEGSDEVPVASRPHPRRQPLPGSEVAVSVGPSTAYRGKRPAEEPVAATETPAPPQDQDVHSTSEAAVPIGPSTTDRGKRLAEEPEATAETPIHPQDQDLNILPQEATSAFASWDVEFKALLSSTTGRAGPSAATTDTADSTALTRLQELSGEAVVQASTVLERVRETFSIFESALRAKHDLQAAMAVQDSLHPKIDALKAKGDSLADLDRQMAKLAKRLSAIASDLAKDFESGGKACLTEYAANTKRVKQLKMDKKNR, from the exons ATGCCGACCTTCGTCAATCCTGGGGGTCCTTCGTGCTTGCCCATGACCTTCCTCTTGGCTGTGAGGACCGCCGAGCGAGTTGGGAAGTGTATCATCCCAACTTCCTCGCTCGGCAgcttggctacctccaaggttgcccgGTCCCTCTTCTCTCCTCTCG GTAGCcggtccttgaagaaagtgGAAGTGGTCGCCGCAGCTGCGGCTGAGAAAAAATCGGTTGCCTCGAAGAGGGCTAAAACCGTTGTGCCTGTCTTGCCGAGCAAACGACCTCGTCAAGAGGCCAAGCCGACCATCGAAGCCCCTCGGCCTGCCAAGCGGGTCAAAAAGCTGGCAAAGAAAGGagcacgggagatccacgtcaTCTCCAGTCAAACTACGGGAGCGATGACTCCCAGTGTTTCCTCTTCTCTCACCATCGGCCAAGCCTTGGTCGAGAAACAGCCAACTCCGACCGTAAAAACAGTCCAAGCACGGCCTGTTTCTGGGGTCGGTGCACCAGTTGTAGCTCCATCGGTCGGGGCTACGCCTGTCCTAGAAAAGGCAGTCCCTGCGATCGAGAAGACTTCTCCCGCACATCCAAAACCTTCGATCGTCGTTCTAGAAGAGAGCGAGGGGAGCGACGAAGTTCCAGTAGCGAGTCGCCCTCATCCCCGCCGTCAACCTCTTCCTGGGTCTGAGGTGGCCGTTTCAGTCGGCCCTTCCACGGCCTATCGTGGCAAACGACCGGCCGAGGAACCAGTAGCGGCGACCGAAACACCCGCTCCTCCACAGGACCAGGATGTCCATTCTACGTCTGAAGCGGCTGTCCCAATCGGCCCTTCCACGaccgaccgtggcaaacgacTGGCCGAGGAACCAGAGGCAACGGCGGAAACGCCcattcatcctcaagaccaGGACCTCAACATTCTTCCGCAGGAAGCTacttcggccttc GCTTCGTGGGACGTCGAATTCAAAGCTCTTTTGTCCAGCACTACTGGAAGGGCTGGTCCCTCGGCCGCCACAACTGACACTGCTGATTCAACTGCTCTGACTCGGCTGCAAGAG CTAAGCGGCGAGGCTGTCGTTCAGGCGTCAACCGTCTTGGAGCGAGTTCGAGAAACCTTCAGTATTTTCGAGAGCGCTCTAAGGGCCAAACACGACCTGCAGGCTGCCATGGCCGTTCAAGATTCTCTCCATCCAAAGATTGACGCCTTAAAGGCTAAAGGAGACTCATTGGCCGACCTCGACCGTCAAATGGCCAAATTGGCGAAACGCTTGTCGGCCATTGCCTCCGACCTTGCCAAGGACTTCGAGTCGGGCGGCAAGGCTTGTTTGACCGAGTATGCGGCGAACACAAAACGGGTCAAGCAGTTGAAGATGGACAAGAAGAACCGGTAG